Within Pseudomonas paeninsulae, the genomic segment CGCAGGGCCAGGCACAGGGCCAGGGTCAGGGCGGTCTTGCCGGAGCCCACCGGGCCGCCGATGCCGATACGCAGGGGTTGGCTGTTCATCTGTGGGTTTCCTCTGTTGCAGGGTTCGCGGCGGAAGCGTTGCGGCCGTCGAGTTGATGGGGCGGAGTGGGGGCAACGCCTGGTCCCATGGCCGTGAACAACCAATCGCGGGTATGGCCCACGCCTACGGTCGATGCAGGGATCATCAGGCTATGACCTGAACAGGCGGCTGTACTGGCGCTCGTGCGCCATGCTCGCCAGGGTCAGGCCGAAGGCGGCGCTGCCCCACTGTTCGGGAGGTCGTTGGGTGGCCTGCCGCTGCGCCAGTTCGAGCAATGGCAACAGCTCCGAGGTCAGGCGTTGGGCGGCTTGCTGGCCGAGCGGCAGGGTTTTCATCAGCACCGCCAGCTGGTTCTCCAGCCAACCCCACAGCCAGGCCGCGAGGGCGTCTTGCGGGCTGATTTGCCAGGCGCGGGCGGCCAGCGCCCAGGCGACGGCCAGGCCGGGTTCATCCAGTTCGGCAAACAATTCGCGGGCCGCCGGGTCCAACTCGGGCAAGCCGCTCAGCAGTTGCTCAAGGGAATAGCCCATCTGCCGGCTTTCCTGGCGCAGTTCGCGAGTTTCGCGGCTGGCGCGCTGCTGGGCGGCGAGGTTTTGCAGGGTCGCCCAATCGTCGGCGATTGCAGCCTCGCAGTGGGCCAGCAGCAGCGGCGCGTCGAAGCGCGCCAGGTTGAGCAGGAGTTGATCGGCGATCCAGCCTTTGGCGCTTTCTGGGTCATGGGCCAGGCCTTGCTCGACCGCCATTTCCA encodes:
- a CDS encoding urease accessory protein UreF, producing MNKAWALLRLASPQLPIGGYSYSQALEMAVEQGLAHDPESAKGWIADQLLLNLARFDAPLLLAHCEAAIADDWATLQNLAAQQRASRETRELRQESRQMGYSLEQLLSGLPELDPAARELFAELDEPGLAVAWALAARAWQISPQDALAAWLWGWLENQLAVLMKTLPLGQQAAQRLTSELLPLLELAQRQATQRPPEQWGSAAFGLTLASMAHERQYSRLFRS